In Humulus lupulus chromosome 7, drHumLupu1.1, whole genome shotgun sequence, the following are encoded in one genomic region:
- the LOC133792623 gene encoding uncharacterized protein LOC133792623, whose product MEGRSRDREIGRQTQYYDSTRFDDSDRYGVRNRVGLRTMSHSYYFDGRGDNLKDTGSTRGESSSLDQLQWQNLSRPELASPNPYTTRAEMGHGKNDFWELGSGRTRLYGYSNGLSMAPLGKLELGIQKNDGFINFDNSSYGQGQRYTLFEDEGIRGVYDNGGSIPLSGLKKSKEMIIGDDLQSSGRYVKEGSLRYYNDSELIKLGEISDYKRFDMLKDGNGEVGTSVPNVGESIGPHSCLRPSIMHNFDVANNPFDQSSRQGTIFSNDDGEGGFFRRDDRVDEVLGSKRRVVNYYEGLNLKRLAMSERDSVLHQRIEMDDQHERMLRRKDDQKRSLYRWNSDCNGSYRCHGYGGFSNRTRGRKLKLTRRDVKKRLGPIQNAPISISVCGRLEPNKNKFLRRKTDDNNCSSDKGNTSKTVLSEDSDEFNRLVGKAFFKFIKNLHEHPAQRRKYLEQEGEFALKCGVCGSFKEFLGPLELAKHTFMSCRKELRAEHLGFHKALCVLLGWNSATAPNTPWVRQILPHAEAMALKEDFIIWPPVVIIQNISIANRNLAERVIVSIQKFEAILRGMGFNGEKTKVFRGMAANESILVVTFNGTLSGLQEAERLHKHYAENKHGRLELQQNNSTGHINTHQDIRKLAVSDKLESVLYGYLGIVEDLDKLDFNIKSHCVVRSKKEIQDFSDATL is encoded by the exons ATGGAGGGTCGTTCTCGGGACAGAGAAATAGGCCGCCAAACCCAGTATTATGACTCGACCCGGTTCGATGATTCGGATCGGTATGGAGTTCGCAACAGAGTTGGACTACGAACAATGAGTCATTCTTACTATTTTGATGGCCGTGGAGATAATCTCAAGGATACTGGTTCAACTCGCGGAGAATCTTCGTCTTTGGATCAGCTTCAGTGGCAGAATCTATCACGCCCTGAACTCGCGTCTCCGAATCCGTACACAACGAGAGCGGAAATGGGTCATGGTAAAAACGATTTTTGGGAGTTGGGTTCGGGCCGTACCAGGCTCTACGGCTATTCAAATGGTCTCTCGATGGCGCCATTGGGAAAACTCGAACTGGGTATTCAGAAAAACGATGGCTTTATCAACTTTGATAACTCTTCGTACGGCCAAGGACAGAGGTATACATTGTTTGAGGATGAAGGCATTCGAGGGGTTTACGACAATGGCGGCTCCATTCCCTTGAGTGGACTTAAAAAGAGCAAAGAAATGATTATTGGGGATGATCTCCAATCGAGTGGTAGGTATGTCAAAGAAGGTTCTCTTAGATACTATAACGATTCTGAACTAATAAAACTCGGTGAGATTTCGGACTACAAGCGTTTTGATATGCTAAAAGATGGAAATGGTGAAGTGGGTACTTCGGTTCCTAATGTTGGAGAAAGCATTGGGCCCCATAGTTGTCTAAGACCTAGTATTATGCATAACTTTGATGTAGCCAACAACCCTTTTGATCAATCTTCAAGACAAGGAACTATTTTTAGTAATGATGATGGGGAAGGAGGTTTCTTTCGAAGGGATGACCGAGTTGATGAAGTGTTGGGCTCGAAAAGGAGGGTGGTTAATTATTATGAAGGTTTGAACTTGAAGAGGTTAGCTATGTCAGAGAGGGATAGTGTGTTACATCAGAGGATCGAGATGGATGACCAGCATGAAAGGATGCTTAGAAGAAAAGATGACCAGAAAAGGAGTCTATATAGATGGAATTCTGACTGTAATGGTTCTTATCGGTGCCATGGATATGGGGGCTTCAGTAACAGAACTCGTGGCAGGAAATTGAAACTTACTAGAAGAGATGTAAAGAAGCGTTTGGGGCCTATTCAAAATGCTCCCATTTCAATATCAGTCTGTGGGAGACTTGAACCAAATAAGAACAAGTTCTTGAGAAGGAAAACTGATGACAATAATTGCTCTTCAGATAAGGGAAATACTTCAAAGACCGTGCTCTCTGAAGATTCAGATGAATTCAACAGGTTGGTTGGAAAGGCCTTCTTTAAGTTCATTAAGAATTTACATGAGCACCCAGCTCAACGAAGAAAATATTTGGAGCAAGAAGGCGAGTTTGCTTTGAAGTGTGGCGTATGTGGCAG CTTCAAAGAGTTTTTAGGTCCATTGGAGCTGGCAAAGCATACTTTCATGTCGTGCAGAAAGGAGTTGAGAGCAGAACACTTGGGTTTTCACAAAGCTCTTTGTGTACTATTGGGTTGGAACAGTGCCACAGCCCCTAATACCCCTTGGGTTCGGCAGATTTTGCCTCATGCTGAAGCCATGGCTTTGAAGGAGGACTTCATTATCTGGCCTCCTGTTGTAATCATTCAAAATATCTCCATAGCAAATCGCAATCTAGCCGAACGGGTGATTGTTAGCATTCAAAAGTTTGAAGCTATTCTTAGAG GCATGGGATTCAATGGGGAGAAGACCAAGGTCTTTCGAGGTATGGCGGCAAATGAGAGTATTTTGGTAGTGACATTCAATGGCACACTTTCTGGTTTACAAGAAGCAGAAAGGCTACATAAGCATTATGCTGAGAACAAACATGGGAGGCTTGAGCTTCAACAAAACAACTCCACTGGCCATATTAACACTCACCAAGATATTCGAAAATTGGCGGTGTCAGATAAGTTGGAAAGTGTTTTGTATGGCTACCTGGGAATTGTTGAGGATTTGGATAAACTTGATTTCAACATTAAGAGTCACTGTGTGGTGAGAAGCAAGAAGGAAATTCAAGATTTTTCAGATGCCACATTGTAA
- the LOC133789175 gene encoding 4-hydroxy-tetrahydrodipicolinate reductase 2, chloroplastic-like: MSFIVKVPTSTVGISCETTRWMKMRNHSRTSSSAMIPRASMATPKIQPLNNSVSNIQIMVNGCTGKMGQAVINAASSAGLNIVPVSFGSEEESGTIVQVCGKDITVQGPSKREKTLASLFDEYPNLIVVDYTVPAAVNDNAELYSSVGVPFVMGTTGGDRDRLYRTVEESKIYAVISPQMGKQVVAFLAAMEIMAEQFPGAFSGYSLQVMESHQSSKVDTSGTAKAVISCFQKLGVSFDMDQVQLIRDPKLQREMVGVPEEHLSGHAFHMYHLTSPDETVSFEFQHNVCGRSIYAEGTVDAVIFLAKKIQSKAEKRIYDMIDVLREGNMR; this comes from the exons ATGTCTTTTATTGTGAAAGTTCCAACAAGCACAGTTGGAATATCTTGTGAAACCACCCGATGGATGAAAATGCGGAATCATAGTCGAACTTCCTCATCAGCTATGATCCCTCGTGCTTCAATGGCGACACCAAAAATTCAGCCACTGAATAACTCTGTCTCTAACATCCAAATCATG GTAAATGGTTGTACTGGAAAAATGGGGCAGGCTGTTATTAATGCAGCGAGTTCTGCTGGTCTTAACATTGTCCCTGTATCATTTGGCTCGGAAGAAGAGTCTGGGACGATTGTGCAAGTTTGTGGGAAGGATATCACAGTGCAAGGCCCTTCTAAAAGAGAAAAGACCCTTGCCTCACTTTTTGATGAATATCCAAATTTGATTGTGGTTGATTACACTGTGCCTGCAGCAGTCAATG ATAATGCAGAGCTATATTCCAGTGTTGGGGTGCCATTTGTGATGGGAACCACTGGTGGAGACAGGGATCGTTTGTATAGGACTGTTGAGGAGTCCAAAATCTATGCAGTTATATCTCCACAAATGGGAAAACAG GTTGTTGCATTTCTCGCAGCCATGGAAATTATGGCTGAGCAATTTCCTGGTGCTTTCTCTGGTTATTCTCTACAG GTGATGGAATCCCATCAATCCAGCAAAGTAGACACTTCAGGAACTGCCAAAGCTGTCATTTCTTGCTTCCAAAAATTGGGGGTTTCTTTTGACATGGATCAG GTACAACTGATTAGGGATCCAAAGCTACAAAGAGAGATGGTTGGAGTCCCGGAGGAGCATTTATCTGGCCATGCATTTCATATGTACCATCTCACTTCACCTGATGAAAC AGTTTCTTTCGAGTTTCAGCACAACGTTTGTGGAAGATCAATATATGCTGAGGGAACCGTTGATGCTGTGATCTTTCTCGCCAAGAAG ATTCAGTCGAAGGCAGAGAAGCGGATTTACGACATGATTGATGTCTTGCGAGAGGGCAACATGCGCTAG
- the LOC133789176 gene encoding disease resistance protein RGA2-like encodes MSEGFVFSVTDRIISWLGSAAVREIGSLWGLEKELQGLEDTLSTIKAVLLDAEDQHVHNRQVKDWLERLEDTVFMADDVLDEFSSEVMRQQVKYMGSKSKVAKKVSTFFSTPNQIAFRLKMANKINSVRKILDKIAADRRDFHFQVMNNEKANVVVSRERDTHSFVIEENVVGRDGDRVEILKLLLDTKDEIEENVMVIPIVGIGGLGKTTLAQLVFNDEKVHEHFDLKLWVCVANDFDVKLIVEKIIKAATNTSPENLEMGQLQNILHKEINRKKYLLVLDDVWNENSEKWHRLKDLLINGAKGSRIIVTSRIEKVAKLVGTIRPYRLETLDPDKSWSLFKKLAFVPGQESSDSKIFEMGMKIVKKFGGVPLAIIAVGRMLYFKNPEREWSFFVEKELSKISQDEDNTVLQTLKLSYDHLPSHLKNCFAYCSLFPKYHKIDVKTLINLWMAQGFIKASDPSECLDEIGHEYFMELLSRSFIQEDKRDDVLGDILTCKMHDLMHELAISIAGTKCIMLGSIKGIVDRKARHFSFDFNLYSPDQIPSSWTQAKRIRSTLLPCQSPYVTEARFPKLVCDMILLNFKFLRMLDFNNMGIEIVPQSIGDLKHLRYLDLSGNGSMRALPKSVIKLVNLQTLKLNYCYNLEELPRGIKNLINLKHLEIYGDNKLTYMPNGLGKLTNLQTLSQFVLSRDISSVIEHTAGLNELAGLNNLQGRLEIRNLRHGIHYEDANFKDKQHLRSLILFWENSLHEVYAADVVDHGNALEGFRVVPSLKEMRLEYYKGVSFPSWFPSSFSNLVIFELFYCVNCQNLPPLDQFHSLKILKLGHMPALEYIMNNYDSSTNSILPSLCNVELFNLPKLNGWWRDVSVNDEDDLFNTETGLPLNVEKKLWPSFPRLSHLSIDYCPNLSSMPLFPLVEECLKLINTSLKPFHQTLMNVTVLSASSVLTPLSKLKTLFLGKNEDMECLPNCMKNLTSLKELSIRDCPELKCLFPGLQHLSSLQLLELSSCNNLDISNGNAIMWHSLRSLRSLSFFKLPKLVTLVDELQHVTTLQRISIWGCYNFMALPEEWIWRLTSLRTLCIWECPTLTSLPESIRNMSSLQILSIHDCPSLLRRCQREIGQDWHKIAHIPHLDLRSSSIADGS; translated from the coding sequence ATGTCAGAGGGATTTGTGTTCAGTGTTACAGATCGAATCATAAGCTGGTTGGGTTCTGCTGCAGTTCGTGAGATTGGGTCCTTATGGGGTTTAGAGAAGGAGCTTCAAGGCCTTGAGGACACTCTTTCAACAATCAAAGCTGTACTCCTTGATGCAGAGGACCAACACGTCCATAATCGTCAAGTGAAAGATTGGCTCGAGAGGCTTGAAGATACAGTTTTCATGGCTGATGATGTCCTAGACGAGTTCTCAAGTGAGGTTATGAGACAACAAGTCAAATACATGGGGAGCAAAAGCAAAGTGGCCAAGAAGGTAAGCACTTTCTTCTCAACCCCAAACCAAATTGCTTTTAGGCTCAAGATGGCAAATAAAATCAATAGTGTTAGGAAGATACTAGATAAGATTGCTGCTGATAGGAGGGATTTTCATTTTCAAGTGATGAACAATGAAAAGGCTAATGTTGTTGTGAGTAGAGAGAGAGACACCCATTCTTTTGTAATTGAGGAAAATGTTGTAGGGAGGGATGGAGATAGAGTGGAAATTTTGAAACTGTTGTTGGATACCAAAGATGAGATTGAGGAGAATGTGATGGTTATTCCCATAGTTGGTATTGGTGGATTAGGAAAAACCACACTTGCTCAGCTTGTTTTTAATGATGAGAAGGTCCATGAACATTTTGATTTGAAGTTGTGGGTGTGTGTTGCTAATGATTTTGATGTGAAATTGATTGTTGAGAAGATCATTAAAGCCGCTACTAATACTAGCCCGGAAAACCTTGAGATGGGGCAATTGCAAAATATTCTTCATAAAGAGATTAATAGGAAGAAGTACCTCCTTGTACTTGATGATGTGTGGAATGAGAATTCTGAGAAGTGGCATAGGTTGAAAGACTTGTTAATAAATGGTGCAAAGGGGAGTAGAATAATAGTAACTAGTCGTATCGAAAAGGTTGCAAAGCTTGTAGGCACCATAAGGCCATATCGCTTAGAGACCTTAGATCCTGACAAATCTTGGTCTCTATTCAAAAAATTGGCTTTTGTTCCGGGACAAGAATCGAGTGACTCTAAGATTTTCGAAATGGGAATGAAGATTGTCAAAAAATTTGGAGGAGTTCCTTTAGCCATTATAGCAGTAGGAAGGATGTTGTACTTCAAAAATCCTGAGAGGGAGTGGTCATTTTTTGTTGAGAAGGAACTTTCTAAGATTTCTCAGGACGAGGATAACACGGTCTTACAGACACTCAAGTTGAGTTATGATCACCTCCCATCCCATCTGAAAAATTGTTTTGCTTATTGTAGCTTATTTCCTAAGTATCATAAGATTGATGTGAAAACCTTGATAAATCTTTGGATGGCACAAGGGTTCATCAAGGCTAGTGATCCAAGTGAGTGTCTAGATGAAATAGGCCATGAGTATTTTATGGAGTTACTTTCAAGATCCTTTATTCAAGAAGATAAAAGAGATGATGTGTTGGGTGATATACTTACATGCAAAATGCATGATCTTATGCATGAGCTTGCTATATCAATAGCAGGCACAAAGTGCATCATGTTAGGATCAATTAAAGGAATTGTTGACAGGAAAGCGCGCCACTTCTCTTTTGACTTTAATTTGTACTCGCCAGACCAAATTCCATCCTCATGGACTCAAGCGAAAAGAATTCGATCAACTCTTTTACCTTGTCAATCACCATATGTGACTGAAGCAAGATTTCCAAAGTTGGTTTGTGACATGATACTTTTAAATTTTAAGTTCCTGCGCATGTTGGATTTTAATAACATGGGGATCGAAATAGTTCCTCAATCTATTGGTGATTTGAAGCACTTGAGATATCTTGATCTGTCTGGAAATGGATCCATGAGAGCTCTACCCAAATCTGTTATTAAGTTAGTCAATTTGCAGACATTGAAACTAAATTATTGCTATAATCTTGAAGAATTGCCTAGAGgcattaaaaatctaattaaccTCAAGCATCTTGAGATTTATGGTGATAACAAATTGACTTATATGCCAAATGGACTTGGCAAACTGACTAATCTGCAAACACTCTCACAATTTGTGCTGAGTAGAGACATTAGCTCTGTGATAGAGCATACTGCAGGGCTGAATGAACTCGCGGGACTGAACAACCTGCAAGGACGATTGGAAATTAGAAATTTGAGGCATGGGATCCATTATGAAGATGCAAATTTTAAGGATAAGCAACATCTCAGATCCTTAATCTTATTTTGGGAAAACTCGCTTCATGAAGTTTATGCAGCAGACGTTGTTGATCATGGAAATGCATTGGAAGGATTTCGGGTGGTGCCGAGTTTGAAAGAAATGAGATTGGAGTACTATAAAGGTGTTAGCTTTCCAAGTTGGTTTCCCTCCTCTTTTTCAAATCTGGTCATATTTGAGCTATTTTACTGTGTGAATTGCCAAAATCTACCACCATTGGACCAATTTCATTCTCTGAAGATACTAAAGCTTGGTCATATGCCTGCTCTTGAGTATATTATGAACAATTATGACTCATCAACAAATTCTATACTGCCATCTCTATGCAATGTGGAGCTGTTTAACTTACCTAAATTAAATGGATGGTGGAGGGATGTATCTGTCAATGATGAGGATGATTTATTTAATACAGAAACAGGACTACCTTTGAATGTAGAGAAAAAGTTGTGGCCTTCATTTCCTCGTCTTTCGCATTTAAGTATCGATTATTGCCCCAACTTGTCATCCATGCCACTTTTTCCACTTGTTGAAGAATGTTTGAAGCTAATAAACACAAGTTTGAAGCCATTTCATCAAACATTAATGAATGTCACAGTACTATCAGCTTCTTCTGTTCTCACTCCTCTATCCAAATTGAAGACTCTATTTCTTGGTAAGAATGAGGATATGGAATGCTTACCAAATTGTATGAAAAATCTCACATCTCTTAAGGAGCTGAGTATTAGAGACTGTCCAGAGTTAAAGTGTCTATTTCCAGGTCTTCAACATCTATCTTCTCTTCAGCTATTGGAGCTTAGTAGTTGCAACAATCTTGACATATCTAACGGAAATGCAATTATGTGGCACTCCCTTAGAAGCCTCCGCTCCTTGTCCTTCTTTAAGCTTCCAAAACTAGTGACACTCGTCGACGAGCTTCAACATGTTACCACTTTGCAACGCATCAGCATATGGGGCTGCTACAACTTTATGGCTCTTCCAGAAGAGTGGATTTGGAGACTCACTTCACTTAGGACTCTATGTATTTGGGAGTGCCCCACTTTAACATCATTGCCAGAATCAATTCGAAACATGTCTAGTCTACAAATTCTAAGCATTCATGATTGTCCAAGCTTACTGAGAAGATGCCAAAGGGAAATAGGCCAGGATTGGCATAAGATTGCTCATATCCCGCATTTGGATTTGCGCTCCAGTTCCATTGCAGATGGTTCATAA